In the genome of Arthrobacter alpinus, the window AGTGGCACGGCATGCAATAACCTGGCGGCCGTCGCAACTAACGCCAAGCAACAAGGGGTCTTGATCGTGACGGTCGCCTTTGGTGACGCCACAACTGCCTCCTGCGGCACGAAGAAAGTACGTGACGTCCTAGCTGCAGCAGCATCGCCGGATGCAAAAGGCAACGCCAGCACCGCAAACAATTGTTCTTCCGCGACGGAAATTACGGCTGAGAATAGCGATGGGGATTTTTTCTTCTGCGCCGCCAAAGGAGACGAGCTTGGCCCGATCTTCGTCTCGGCGATCAATGCCATCAGCCCAAACACCCATCTGATGCGGATTCCGGACTGAAGGGGCTAACCAATCACCAATACAACCAGCGCACCGGCAAGCATGAATGGTCCAAACGGGATCTGTGTCTTGCCGGTGCCTCGCCGCGAGACAATCAAAACCAGCCCCCACACGGCTCCGAGGAAGAACGCCAGCACGGTCCCCCACATCACGGCCTGCCAGCTAACGAAGCCGAGATACAGTCCGAGGACGAACGCCAGCTTCACATCGCCATAGCCCATGCTGGACGGGGAGATCAGCCTGAGCACCGCGTAAGCTACCCACAACACCACGGCTCCGAGGATTGTTCGCAAGGCGGTGGCGCCGTCGAGCATAACCAGGCTGGCCGAGAGCAACAACACCCCGGCAATAGCCGCAGAAGGGAACACAATCCTGTTCGGCAAAAGCTGGTGCTTGATGTCGATCACCGTCAACCAAGTCGCCATCACCAAGTAGTAAAGTCCGGCAATCAGGACCAGCCAGAAGGCCACCGGGGTCTCGTTCCACAGGTCCCTCAGCGCATTGATCATGGGCTGATGCTACGGCAGAGGGCGCCACAAAAGTGACTGTTACAGCGCTGCGTTTAGCGTGAGGCGTACTGCTCGTACGGGATGTTCCAATCGCCGAATCCGTCGGTGGGTGCGATGGTCTCATTCGGCGTGTTGACGGTGTGGACAATATCGCCCGCGCCCATGTTGTTGAACACCCAGCTGGCGCCTTCGGCCGAGAGGCCAATGCAGCCGTGCGACAGGTTCGCTACCCCCAGATACGGCATGGCCGACGTCGTTGCTTGGTGAATGAAGATGCCGCTGTAGGAAAGACGCGTGGCGTACTCAACGTCCACGGAGCCGTAATCCCCCGGATCGCCCGGCTTCAGGCCGATCGTGGACGCCTTGAATGTGGCGTACCGCTGCTGGTCATTAGTCAGCACAATGTAGCCCGATGCTGAGGGGAAAGCTTCATCGCCCAGGGTGGCCGGGTAGCTCTTGGTGAGCACATCATTGACGAAGATATTCACCAGGTGAGCACCGGCGTCGGCCTCCATGACCACCTTGTTGCCGATGTTCACGTTGTAGTTCTTGTTGAAGTTGGCGATCATGCCGTTACCCAGGTCCATACCCAGCAACTGCATGTCCACGTTGATCTTGGAGTTAGCAGGCCAGTAGTCGGCCGCACGGTAGCGGACCAAAGTGTCCGAGTACCAGCGGAAAGAGCCCTGCTGGCCCGTGCTGGTGGTGATCTTGATGGCCTTTTCGACGGCTTCCTTGTTCACGACAGGCTCGCTGAATACAAACTGCAACGGCTGCGCCACGCCGACAGTATCGCCGTCGTTCGGGAACATTACAGCATCAGCCTCATGCGTTGCCGGAACCGTAGTGAAGGTGCTGACCTTGGTGGACTTGAAGCCTTCCGAGTCAACAGCTGTCACATCAAAGGTGTAGGCGGTATCAAACTTCAGCGGCGCCTTGGCCGTCCACTTGTTATCGCTGACGGTGAGCTCGCCGTCCAGGACAGCACCCGTGGCCGTTTCCTTGAGGACTGCGTGGAAAATAGTCCCGTTGGTGACATCCGCGGTGATCTCACTGACAGGATTCACAGACTCGGTACCCGTGGCAGGCTTCAGCTCAATGACGGCGGGGACGGCTGCGGCCGTGGGTTCGGGAGTCGGTTCAACCGTCTTGGTGGGTGTTGGAGAAGCGGAGGGGCCAGTCAAGAGGCCGTCCGGAAGCCACGAATTGGCCGTTGCCGCACCTATTCCGCCACCAGCAATCACCAAAGCGACCAAGGAGATCAACGCGATCTTCCACCCCTTGCGAGGCTTCTTGGTCTCTTCAAACTCCGCCATGCAAACTCCCCATTCGGTGGACTTATTCCACTGTACTCACTAGCCACGCAGATTGCGCTAAGTACCCATTTTACGCTATGGGTGGTACGCAACACGCCAGGGCCGGGTCACACCGGCGTCACGTTTGAGTTAACTCTGAGTAGTCATCGTTGGGCGTATTGGGCGAAGGGGATGTTCCAGTCCCCGAAGCCATCGGTGGGTGCGATGGTCTCGTTGGGGCTACCCACCACGTGGACCAGATCGCCCGTGCCCATGTTGTTGAACACCCAGCTGGCGCCTTCGGCGGACATGCCGATGCAGCCATGGGAGAGGTTGACCTGACCCAGGTACGGCATGGCACTATCCGTGGCTTGGTGGATGAATTCGCCACTGGGAGTCAGCCGGGATGCGTACTCAACGTCAACCTCGCCGTAGTTGGCTGGGTCACCGGGCTTCAGACCGATCGAGGACGCCACAAAGTGAGCGTTGCGCTGTTTGTCTGAAAGAAGCACCAGGTATCCAGAAGCCGAGGGAAAACGCTCATCCCCCATGGTCACCGGGTATTCCTTGACGAGTGCTCCGTTGATGTAAATGCTGGCCTTGAGGTTGGCGGCGTCGGCCACCATTTCCACCTTGTTGCCGATCTGGACAACGTCAGTCTTATTGAAGTTGCCGATCTGCCCGTCGCCAAAGTCCACACCAAAGAGTTTCATCTCAACGGTGATCTTAGTATTGGCTGCCCAGAAGTCCTCGGCACGGTATCGCAGCAACGTGTCCGAGTACCAGCGGAAAGCTCCCTTTTGCCCCGAGGAGGCAGTGATGGAGATGGCCTTCTCCACGGCTTCCTTGTTCTTGACCGGCTCACTAAAGGTGAACTGAAGCGGCTGTGCCACTCCCACGGTGGATCCAGTGGCGGGGTACATGGCCAGATCAGCCTCGTTCGACGCCGGCACAGTGGTGAACGTGCTGACAGTGGTGCTGCGATTGCCGGCTTCGTCCTCGGTGGTGACATCAAAGGTGTAGTCCGTGGCAAACTGCAACGGACCACTGCTGACCCACTTTCGGCCGCTGATGAACAGCCCACCATCGATGGTTTCGCCAGTGGCTGTTTCCTTCAAGACCGCGCTATAAACCGTGCCGTTTTCTGCCAGGGCCGTGACCTCATCAGCAGGGTTGATGGAGGTGGCGCCTGTTTTGGGTGAAAGAGCAAGCGTCACCGGTGTTGCTGCCGGCGTGGTTGGCACGGCCGACGGCGTGGCCGTCTCGGTCTGTGTGGCGCTGGGGTGCTCCCCCGGAAGCCATGAGTTTGCCGCGGCAACACCAATGCCGCCTCCGCCAATGGCCAGGACAACAACTGCGGCCAAGGCGATCTTCAAACCCAGACGGGATTTCTTGGACTGATCCGGTTGAGACATTCAAACTCCAGACGGGCGGACGCATCCACAAGTACGGGGCGTGCGGCATGCACGACTTTCATGATTTTACGCCTTCCCGGATTGCATGGGCGCTCAAGCGTCGAGGAGCCTGAAATATTCAGTCACGTTGAAGACCCCTGGGCGCCCAGGGGTCTTCAACGTGTCACTCTGCGATCCAGGATTCGGTGGAAGTGTACTTTTCGGCGTCAGGGAATGTGTTACATGCCCATGTCGACGAGTTCAAAGATTTCCAGAGTGAAACGGCCTTTGCCCTCAGAGAGGAACGGGTGACCTTTGGCCAGAGTCTTCGCGGCATCGAGACTCTCGGCCTCGAGGATGCTGTAACCCTGCAGATCGCTGGTGGTAACGCTGGTTCCGCCGTCTGAAACTGCAGCGCGGGCGCCGAAGGGGGCACCGGCGTCGAGCAGGGCCGTGCCAACCCCACCCATCCAGGCTCCCCAGGCCGCCAATTCCTTCGCTGACTGCTCCTCGGTGAACTGATCAATGGGTGTGGCCGGGCCGTTATAGATATAGATGAACTTGCTCATGACGATTCCTTTCATCGGTTTCCTCGTGTCCGCTGTGGCCGCGAGTGAATTGTGCTGCATTGAATGCATTGCGTGGGATGCCTACCCGGGTAGGGGCCGATTCGGACTGGACATTAACCACTGCAGTTTCCTTTCCGGACAGTCTTACAAGATAGCCGTTTGACGGCCTGTGAACGCCACGAGACGGTCCAAGCTGGCTGCGGATTCTTCAACGAGTGTTTCCTCGGCAAAGCTCGCCCCGCGCATGCTCGGCGCAATGGTGTTCCTCGCCAGAGCCAGCACGTACTCAGAGAGCACCGGGGCAACCTCCAGCGTCCGCGAGGTTGCGGTTGCGAAGTCCCAAGCGTGGACCAGAAATTCCAAGTTGAGGATGTTGGCCACGGTGGTGGCGGGCAATTCCGCGAAGCCCATGTCGATGGTGCCCTCCAATCCACGTGCCTGGAAAGCTTCAAGCGTTGGCTGGGCAACATCCGCCAAACGCTTCTCGGGGGCTGCAGCCGGATCGTCACCAATGGCCACGCCAAGAGCCTTGCCAATACTGGAGATGGAACCAATCAGGTGTTCCAAGAGCCCTGAAACGGTGAAGTCTTCGCACGGGGTTTGCCGACCCATGTCTGCCGTTGTCAGGCTAGCGAGGGTGCGTTGGGCGATGGCCAGGGTTGCCTCGGCACTGATGAGTTCGTTGATGGGGTCCGGAGCCGCAGACCAGTCATCCGCACCGGCGTCGCCCGTGGTTGTCAGTGTTACCAGGCGGCCCAAGAAGTGGTTCCATCCCTCGGTGTGGCCTGTTTCCTCGACAGCCGCCAGACCCTCGTGGACCAGGCGAACCATGGTGCCGCCGTCGGCCGGTTCCAGTGTGATGGTGATAGTAGAGGCATCAGCCACGGGAGCTCCCTGACCTTCCCACCTCCAGGTGAACACAACCCTTTTGCCGGGCTCGATCTCCTTGAAGGTACCGGCCACAGAGTGGCCAGGAGTGATGGTCCATCGGTAGCCGCCGCCAACCCTGAGGTCCACGCGAGCGGCAACAGCCTTCCAGCGGCGAAGCCGTTCGGGCTCGGTGATGAGTGCAAACGCCTCGTCGGGATTGACTGGGATGAAAACTGACTTGTCAATGGTCATCGGTATCTCCTTGATGTGGTTGTGAATGCAAAGCCCTGGCATCAGCAGCCAACAGGTCGAGCTCTGCTGTCCAGAAGGACTCCAAGGCCTCCCGCAGTTTTGCCATGCCCCTGGCGTCCAAACGGTAATACCGATTCCGGCCGTCCTTTCGAGCAAGGACCAAGCCAGCACCAGCCAGATGAAGCAAATGTTGGGAAATTGCGGAACGGGTGACAGTAAAATTGCCCGCCAGCTCGTTGACACTTTGTTCTCCGGTAGCCAGAAGTTGAAGCAGCGCACGCCGGGTTGGCTCCGCGGCAGTCTCCAAAACATCAGGCATAATAATAGGTTAGCCCTGGCTAACGCATTGCGCAATGGTTCGTTCTCACTCCGATGTTGCCCAGGGACGAGGGGCAGTCAGAAATGACTTTTCGGTTCCTTGCGGCCTGCCGTGACTGAGCCTTGGACAGCGCAGCAGGAGGTCTCGGTCTCGACCCGCAACGGTTTCTCAGCCGCGCAAATACTCCAACTGCGCCTCCACAGATAACGCAGCGGCACCAAGCACGTTTGTGGGTACATCCCCGTAGACCAGAGCCACAACATCGGCCGCAGCCGGTTCCATCCCGGTCTGCGCGCGGAGATGCTCGACGGCGGTGCGCACCTGCCCCAGCCGATCGCTCCGGTGTGCCTGATAAGCCACAACGGTTGCCGCGACATCAGCTAAAACAGGTCCGTGCCCAGGCAATCCCAACACGGGGCCGCCGGTAGTTCCTCGCAGCCTCAGCTTCTCGAGGGATTCAAGATAATCGGCCAGTTTTCCGTCAGGATAGTCCAGCACGGTGGTCCCCTGGCCCAACACGGTGTCGCCGGTCAGGATCAGGCCGGTGTTGCCGCTGTCCGCCACGAAGAAGCATAAGGAATCACTGGTATGTCCGGGAGTGGCCAGCACCTCGATGGTGAGGCCGCCAGCCTCGATGAGTTCGCCGTCGTACAGGGGTTCTCCTGAGTGACAAAACTCCGGCAGGAAGGCGCGGACGGGCGCGCCCGTGAGCCGGTGCAGCTCGGCACTGCCGTCAGTGTGATCGCTGTGGCGGTGCGTGATGAGGATCAACTCCACCGTCCCTGCGGCGGCCAACTCGGTCAGATGCAGGGTAAGGTCCGGGCCTGGATCGACAACCACTACCCCGGCACCCGGGGCGCCGAGGACATAGGAGTTGGTGCCATCCAACGTCATGGGTCCCGGATTTTCCGCCCGACGACGCCGGACAACCGCGCCCATGGATTCCCAGCGATCAGTCATGACGTCCCTTCCCAGCGGTGTGGCGGCTACGAGGTGATTTGTTCGGGGCGGAGCAGGAGGGCAATACCCTCGTCGATCTTGTAACGCAGGGGCGTGCCGGCCGGGCCATTGGCCGTGCTGACCAGCTCATCGCCCTCCTGAACCAAAGGTGATCCGGTGACGGGGCAACGCAACACTGCCATCAAGACTTCGCTAATTCTGGCCATGGTCTTCCAATTCCCTCAAAAGTTCAGCTGGTGGTCTCATCGCGCAGGATACGCAAGTGACCACGCCTACCGCTGCTGGGAGCAAACGTAGGTGGTTCAAGCGTTCCGCGACGAGCGCGCATGGGCGAGGTCCCGGCGTCGTCCGCATCCTCATCGCGTTCACTGGCGGCCTCGCGGACAGCATCGGCCAGGGCCAAAAGATCGTCCGGACCAGGCACGGGCGGCTTATCCGAGCGCGCCAGATGAATCACTTCCCACCCCAAGGGGGCCGAGAGTCGGGCCGAATGTTTGGCGCACAAATCGTAGCAATGCGGCTCTGCAAAGGTTGCCAAGGGCCCCAAAACAGCAGTCGAATCTGCATAGACGTACGTCAAAGTAGCCACGGCCGGTTCACGACAGGCGGATCTGGTGCATTGACGAAGGGTTCCCACGGTTCATAAGACTACCCTCCCCGCCGCCATATTTCCCCTTCACGCCCCTGCCGCCTAGAGTGAAAAGATGAAGTTCAATGCTAGCCACGGTGAAGAACACCTCACCATCTCACTGGAGGCGCAGGATTTCGACGGCGTACCCACCGCCGATTCACCGGCCACGCCCCGCTCATTTGCGCGCCGCCGCCGGGATCGTCATGGTCGCGGGTTACGCGGGCCGCTGCTGCCACCGGCACTGCCGGGCGCACGGACTCGCAGCGAAAAGTTTGAGGACCTGGTGGTTGATTCCGCCGACCGCATGCGCACACTGTGGCCGCAGGCCATGGCTGATGTGGAGTACCTCGTAGAGGAAGTGCCTGACAAGTTGGAGGCCCTCATTGCCTCCGGGGTCCAGGCGCCGCTTGGCAAGTACGAACACGCGGTGGGCGCCACGGCCGAAACCCCCGCCCAGCCGCCGTCGATCTCCATCTACCGCCACCCCATCGAAGCCCTGTGCGACACCCCCGCGCAGGTACGCGAATTGGTCCACGAAGTCATGGTGGATCAGGTGGCCGGGCTGCTCAACATAGACCCCGACACAGTTGACCCCCTGTTTCGCCGCTTCGGAGGGCACTGACGCGCTGCACACTTACCTTATGCGCAGCACCCAGGTTCAATTTGGCGCGGAATACACTATGCGCCACACAGAAAGGGAATTGGGCGCATACGCAAAGTGACTTTGTGTATGCACCCAATTCCCTTGCGCATTTAGCGCATAAGTTATCGCCGCGGTTAGTAGCCCGTGGTGATGTTGATGGCCTGAGTCCCCGTGGACGTCCCGGAAATGGGCAGCACCGCAATGCCGGCCGATCCGGACTTGGTCAGCAATTGACTGCCGTAGGTTGGCGCTCCGGAAACCGAAACCAATGCCGATACTGCTCCGGAGCCAAGAAGATCGGCCGCGTTCACCGTGGTGGTGACCCCGACTTCGACCTCAATGGTCTTAGCGGCACCCAGAATGCCATCTGCGGAGATCGGCACAACGCTGACGGTAGATGTTCCCTCGGGAGCAACAAAGACGAGGCTTGAAGTGACATCGGCCGGCAACGTCAGAAGATGCGTATCGCCCAAACGACCCGTGGAGGGCGCGTACGCCAGATCAGTGGCCTCGCCAGCCTTGGTGGAGTTCACAATCCTGGCAGTTGCAGTAACGGCAGTGTCCGCGGCAACACTCAAGGAGTAAGTACCCTCAGGCAGGCCGGCCAGCGAGAGCTCGTTGACCTGTCCGGCGGTAGCGGTGAAGACTCCCCCATTGGGAAGCGCCACCTGGCCCTTGGCCCCATAAGCCTTGACCTCAACCACTGAATCACCCACACCGGGAACCGTAACGGCAAGCACCGTGGTGGCGTCTTGGTAGCCGGACTGGCCGGAAATCTTGGCTGCCGCATCAGGGGCTTGAACACGGACACCCGGAATGGTCAAGGTAGAGCTCGGAGCCTGAACGGGGGCCAGGTAATCAACGCCGCCCGGGGTCAAACCACGCAGCACCGACTCCTGAATGACCGCGCTGACAGCCCCGCCGGAACTCTTCAAATGAACGCTGAGCAGGTCTTGATCCGGGGCAAGCCCCGACAACACCACTGAACGCTCGGCGCCTGCAGCAACCACCAGACCCTTGCCGGCCGCCGTCTGCACCAGGCCATTGCTGCCATAGAGGTCCAAGGACACCGTGGCAGCACTTTTGGAAGAATTGGAGATCGCCAAAATTGCCGTGCGCCCCACCGACGTGCTGGCACCGGACAACCACAGCTCGTTCGACGGCGTCTGGCACGTTGCCGCCGAAAGACCGGCCAGATCGCCATCATCCGAGTTTACGACAACAGAGCCGGCACCCCGAGGAATTTCCTCACCCAGGGGCTGAATGCGCAGCACCGACGAGGCCCCGGTGGACTTGTCACGCGCAACAACGGCCCGCATCTTCGGCTTGCCATTGAGCTCAGTGGAGGTTGGCGCAGGTTCGCTGGGCGGCTGAGACACCGTGAACAATGGCGAGGACTTTCCATCCAACGCCTCAACAGCCGCTCCCGGAAGACTGCCCGCGGTGCCGCTGAGAACAACCGCGTTCACAGTGCTCTTGGTTGAGGACGAGTTCGCCGAGAATTCCGGGTCCGTCCCGGCCGAAGAACCTGCCAGCAGCTGCGTGGGACCCTGGCAATTGGCCATGGCCTCGCCCACGGGCAGCATGTGCGGGATTGGCGAGGTGACACTCGTGGCGTCGGCTCCGGGGAACACGGTGCCCGCCCCCACAGCAACGGCGGCGAGGGCCAACGTTGCGGTTCCAGCCAAAACCACGGGCCAACGACGCCGGACCGTACGTTTCGCACGGCGCTGACCTTTCGCGGTGTCACGGCCTGGCGACGAAGCACCCTTCTCGGCCTTCGTCGCTGCTGCTGCTTCAGCCTTGGTGACCTTGGCGGCCTTCTTTTCGGCCTTGGTCGCGGCTGCTGTTTCGGCCTTGGTGACCTTCGCCGGTTCGGCCTTCTTAGCCGCAATCGGTTCCGGCGCACCCTCGGGGAGGGTGCTGGCGGCAGGTGACGTCACGGCGTCGGGCACTGCCTTGGCATCAGCACTATCCGAATCCTCAGGAACAGACATCCCTGCCTTGCTGTCCTCCGGGTCGATACCCGAGTTGCTGTCCTTGATCTCAGGCACTTCTACCAACCTTTTGCAATGATGATTCGTCCCGGTACGCCCCGGTACGGCCACGCCGTGCACGCACGGGAAGGGCCAGCAACACGGTCAATCCGAAGAGGACCAGCTGCACCAAAGTCATGACCGCATGGAGCGGATGAACGTAACGGATTTCAAGTGTTCCGGCGTCTTGAGGCAGCTCGAAGGCTTGCGCCCATTCGGAGTTGGTGGCATTCAAAGGCGCGCCATTCAACGTTGCCTGCCAGCCGGAGTCGGCCCGCTCGGCAAGCACCACGAGCCGGCCTGAGCCACCCGCGGGGATCTCGGCGGAGACGTTCTGGTCCTGCGAATCCACAGGTGCCACAGCCTTGCCGGTGGAGTCTACGATCCTGACCCGGTTGACCACATCTGTGAGCCCTGCGGCAACATAGGTGGGCTTTACGCGCCACAACCAGCCGGAATCCGTGGGGCCAACCGTGTCCAGACCCGGGACGGCCTCCAGCTCTCCGGCAAGCAATTCGGCAGCCGTATCGCCGTTGCGCAGAACCACAAAGCCAACACCCAATTCAACGAGCCCAGCCCGCGGATCAATGCCGGACTTGGACAGCATGGCCGCCACGGTGTCCTCCAAGGCCGCCGTTGCCGGGTCGCTGTCAAGGACTGTTTCTGATCCGGGGCTTCCTGCAATGCGAGAAGCCGTGGCGATCGTGGACATGGCGTCAAGCGTTGTTCCGGCGCCCTGCATAAGAGATGCCTGCACTCCGCCGTCGGTCATAACCGTCAGGACAATTGTGCGGCTCGCCTCGGGGCCCGTGCCGCGATCGGCAGCAGTAGCCGGAATGGTGCCGGCCGTGACGCCA includes:
- a CDS encoding TIGR03086 family metal-binding protein; its protein translation is MTIDKSVFIPVNPDEAFALITEPERLRRWKAVAARVDLRVGGGYRWTITPGHSVAGTFKEIEPGKRVVFTWRWEGQGAPVADASTITITLEPADGGTMVRLVHEGLAAVEETGHTEGWNHFLGRLVTLTTTGDAGADDWSAAPDPINELISAEATLAIAQRTLASLTTADMGRQTPCEDFTVSGLLEHLIGSISSIGKALGVAIGDDPAAAPEKRLADVAQPTLEAFQARGLEGTIDMGFAELPATTVANILNLEFLVHAWDFATATSRTLEVAPVLSEYVLALARNTIAPSMRGASFAEETLVEESAASLDRLVAFTGRQTAIL
- a CDS encoding metallopeptidase family protein, with the protein product MKFNASHGEEHLTISLEAQDFDGVPTADSPATPRSFARRRRDRHGRGLRGPLLPPALPGARTRSEKFEDLVVDSADRMRTLWPQAMADVEYLVEEVPDKLEALIASGVQAPLGKYEHAVGATAETPAQPPSISIYRHPIEALCDTPAQVRELVHEVMVDQVAGLLNIDPDTVDPLFRRFGGH
- a CDS encoding ArsR/SmtB family transcription factor; the protein is MPDVLETAAEPTRRALLQLLATGEQSVNELAGNFTVTRSAISQHLLHLAGAGLVLARKDGRNRYYRLDARGMAKLREALESFWTAELDLLAADARALHSQPHQGDTDDH
- a CDS encoding DUF5719 family protein, with product MPEIKDSNSGIDPEDSKAGMSVPEDSDSADAKAVPDAVTSPAASTLPEGAPEPIAAKKAEPAKVTKAETAAATKAEKKAAKVTKAEAAAATKAEKGASSPGRDTAKGQRRAKRTVRRRWPVVLAGTATLALAAVAVGAGTVFPGADATSVTSPIPHMLPVGEAMANCQGPTQLLAGSSAGTDPEFSANSSSTKSTVNAVVLSGTAGSLPGAAVEALDGKSSPLFTVSQPPSEPAPTSTELNGKPKMRAVVARDKSTGASSVLRIQPLGEEIPRGAGSVVVNSDDGDLAGLSAATCQTPSNELWLSGASTSVGRTAILAISNSSKSAATVSLDLYGSNGLVQTAAGKGLVVAAGAERSVVLSGLAPDQDLLSVHLKSSGGAVSAVIQESVLRGLTPGGVDYLAPVQAPSSTLTIPGVRVQAPDAAAKISGQSGYQDATTVLAVTVPGVGDSVVEVKAYGAKGQVALPNGGVFTATAGQVNELSLAGLPEGTYSLSVAADTAVTATARIVNSTKAGEATDLAYAPSTGRLGDTHLLTLPADVTSSLVFVAPEGTSTVSVVPISADGILGAAKTIEVEVGVTTTVNAADLLGSGAVSALVSVSGAPTYGSQLLTKSGSAGIAVLPISGTSTGTQAINITTGY
- a CDS encoding L,D-transpeptidase, yielding MAEFEETKKPRKGWKIALISLVALVIAGGGIGAATANSWLPDGLLTGPSASPTPTKTVEPTPEPTAAAVPAVIELKPATGTESVNPVSEITADVTNGTIFHAVLKETATGAVLDGELTVSDNKWTAKAPLKFDTAYTFDVTAVDSEGFKSTKVSTFTTVPATHEADAVMFPNDGDTVGVAQPLQFVFSEPVVNKEAVEKAIKITTSTGQQGSFRWYSDTLVRYRAADYWPANSKINVDMQLLGMDLGNGMIANFNKNYNVNIGNKVVMEADAGAHLVNIFVNDVLTKSYPATLGDEAFPSASGYIVLTNDQQRYATFKASTIGLKPGDPGDYGSVDVEYATRLSYSGIFIHQATTSAMPYLGVANLSHGCIGLSAEGASWVFNNMGAGDIVHTVNTPNETIAPTDGFGDWNIPYEQYASR
- a CDS encoding MBL fold metallo-hydrolase, whose product is MTDRWESMGAVVRRRRAENPGPMTLDGTNSYVLGAPGAGVVVVDPGPDLTLHLTELAAAGTVELILITHRHSDHTDGSAELHRLTGAPVRAFLPEFCHSGEPLYDGELIEAGGLTIEVLATPGHTSDSLCFFVADSGNTGLILTGDTVLGQGTTVLDYPDGKLADYLESLEKLRLRGTTGGPVLGLPGHGPVLADVAATVVAYQAHRSDRLGQVRTAVEHLRAQTGMEPAAADVVALVYGDVPTNVLGAAALSVEAQLEYLRG
- a CDS encoding prepilin peptidase, translating into MINALRDLWNETPVAFWLVLIAGLYYLVMATWLTVIDIKHQLLPNRIVFPSAAIAGVLLLSASLVMLDGATALRTILGAVVLWVAYAVLRLISPSSMGYGDVKLAFVLGLYLGFVSWQAVMWGTVLAFFLGAVWGLVLIVSRRGTGKTQIPFGPFMLAGALVVLVIG
- a CDS encoding DUF3499 domain-containing protein, which gives rise to MGTLRQCTRSACREPAVATLTYVYADSTAVLGPLATFAEPHCYDLCAKHSARLSAPLGWEVIHLARSDKPPVPGPDDLLALADAVREAASERDEDADDAGTSPMRARRGTLEPPTFAPSSGRRGHLRILRDETTS
- a CDS encoding L,D-transpeptidase, whose translation is MSQPDQSKKSRLGLKIALAAVVVLAIGGGGIGVAAANSWLPGEHPSATQTETATPSAVPTTPAATPVTLALSPKTGATSINPADEVTALAENGTVYSAVLKETATGETIDGGLFISGRKWVSSGPLQFATDYTFDVTTEDEAGNRSTTVSTFTTVPASNEADLAMYPATGSTVGVAQPLQFTFSEPVKNKEAVEKAISITASSGQKGAFRWYSDTLLRYRAEDFWAANTKITVEMKLFGVDFGDGQIGNFNKTDVVQIGNKVEMVADAANLKASIYINGALVKEYPVTMGDERFPSASGYLVLLSDKQRNAHFVASSIGLKPGDPANYGEVDVEYASRLTPSGEFIHQATDSAMPYLGQVNLSHGCIGMSAEGASWVFNNMGTGDLVHVVGSPNETIAPTDGFGDWNIPFAQYAQR
- a CDS encoding YciI family protein, which produces MSKFIYIYNGPATPIDQFTEEQSAKELAAWGAWMGGVGTALLDAGAPFGARAAVSDGGTSVTTSDLQGYSILEAESLDAAKTLAKGHPFLSEGKGRFTLEIFELVDMGM